DNA sequence from the Gopherus evgoodei ecotype Sinaloan lineage chromosome 3, rGopEvg1_v1.p, whole genome shotgun sequence genome:
ccagaatttaccaaagtacattgccaaagagccacagtaatatgtcagcagccccacatcagcttcacaccccccctccctgctcccagtgcctccagATCAGCTGTTTCGTTTTGTGCAGGAGGCTTGAGGAGGGGAGGAACGAGGGCAtagcaggctcagggaaggggtggagtgggggtagggcctgcgacagagccaggggttgagcagcgaacacccccccagcacattggaaagttggcgcctgtagctccagccccagagttggtgcctgtacaaggagccgtaggtggctctggagccacaggctggccacccctgggtTGGAGGGATTGTTTAACAGATCTAGAATTTAGTTTTGCTCATGAGCAGGCTTAAGGAGAACAATGAATagggaaactgattttttttcctaaatcaaTGACAATTGTGAAGAAGTTGAGGTAGATTTGGCTGTGTAAGGTGTAATATCCTACacagaaggaagagagacagGAGATCAAATAAACAGACAGATCAATGAAAAGGATAGGCGAACTAGCATGGGGAAAAAATCCCTGCCCTTCCATCAAAAAGAAATCCCATCCAGGATTGTTCCTTCATGTCCTGCCTAGTTAGCAACACTACAAGCTTCTCCCATGGCCCGTCAGTGTCCGTTAACCCTGGCCCAAAGAAACCCCCTCTAGAGGTCAAATGGTAaatcagtctccatggcccatcaGGTCCTTGATCCCtctgctaagggtatgtctatactacctgccggattggcgggCAGCAATCAAGCCAGtgaggatcaatttatcgtgtctagtctagacgtgataaatcaactcctgagcactctcccgtcaactcctgtactccagcgccatgagaggtgcaagcagagtcaatgggggagtggtAGTAGTCGaatcactgcagtgaagacatcatGCTAAGctgatctaagtatgttgacttcagatACATTATTGACattgctgaagttgcgtaacttagatctcttcttcccctcctccccaccagtgtagaccaggcctaagactacCAACAAAGGGGCAAATTGGAGGCAACGGTAGTGATTTCCTTGAAGTGGATATCTGCTCATTGAGAACTGGGCTGAGAACACCAAACTCATTGCACACAGGGCAATGAACACACATCAGATGGTAGTGACTTTCAACCAGTACTGACCTAGGCTGCTGTAACACCACAGCTTGAGCTACAGGAGAATTCCTTTCACTCCTGAAAGAAGGTGTCTTCTCCttgctgcaggccagctggcaAAGGGCCACTTCCATCACACACTACATCACACTGCCCTTGAACCTACCCTCTCCTCAACTTGGCAAACTGGAGACATCTGCGTAGACTGGAGCAATGGGGAGCCTAAGCTCTGACCCTGCAGTGCATGAAACGGATGCCTGTTCACTGGGCGTATGTACCACTTAAGGCTCACGTGTGCCAAAAGTATTAGTTCTAGCCCTCTGCCAAGAGATGAATTTCCCTCTGTGTTACTGGAAACTACCATATTGTACACACCATCAATCCCTACAATCTGTGTTTTGTGTAGCaacaacccacccacccacaccagctGGAGTGGATTTTCTGAAACTCTATTCTGCACAGAAGGTCTAATGCTATCAGAGAGTGTGAACATACCTAATGAATTCCCGTCCACTGTTCTTAATATGGAATTTCTGCTACTGGAGCTTAATTAGTATCTTAATAATATTCCCACCCGCCGCCTCCGCCTCTCCCCCACTGACATCCAAATTAGCTGGATGAGCTCGATGGATCTGGctgccactgactccagtggcagCAGGACGCAGCCCATTCTTAGCAGCTGTGCTATTGTTCTGTCAGTTCAGCAGCCTTGGGGGTGGAACATCTGTTttgtcctctcccctccctccctgtgatgCTGGGGGCTGATGACGCCTTAAGGCTGAAGGTGCCTGCACACTCTCCACGGACTGGCAGGATTGGCTGGACAAGTGCTTATTATGCTAATCGGCTTTCAGCTTGGCTTCGCTTCATGGGAAAGATACCCCTGAGCTATGACAGCCTTCAACTCTGCCAGCTTGTGCTGCAGAGGCAGTGTCTCTGCAAAAGAAAAGGGGGGTTGAGGTTTACACTGAATTCCACTCCCACCGGCCACCCCTCCTAGCAAGGAATACATGGAAAAGGAACTGTTTGTCCTAGGAGATGCCATTGAGGCACAATGCAGCAAGAAGACAGATGCAGGGAAATAGGTTAACCCTTTCACTTCTGGTCTGCTATTGAAAATGCTGTGCTGGCATTTTCTCCACATAGCAGTGACAATGAAAAGGGCTATTAAGGTGCACACATCACATTCAGTAGCCCAGAAGGTGCCATGCACTGGAAATGATACGTTCAGTAGCAGAACCGGAGCATTCTATCTGGATGTACCTGATACATACAACAGAGACACTCCATATGGACATATCCTGTGCAGTCAGAAGCACATCAGGGGCACCTCGCCTGGGCATACCCAGTGCATTCAATATCATGCCGCCCAGATACACAGAGCAATATAGCAGTGGTGCCCTCAGTACATTCACTGCTGGTGTCAATGAGGCtgtatccattgacttcagagaagctgcacccatttacaccaaCAGAGAACATGGCTCAGCATTTTACTGTTTGAGATATAGGTCATCTATAAATGTAACAAGTGGCCTATTCAGTGTGCTATGTTGCACAATACTTTATTGCACATCATTTCTTGTTCATAACCTCATGAACACTGGCCAATGTAATCATGCCCTTTGCCTATCGCTGCATATATTTTAAAGAGATCAACCATCCATTCTCTCTATTACAGCTACAAATATGTGGGAATGTGTTCCTTTTGGGGTTGGGGAGTAGAGCAAAGGATTAAATTGAAAATGAGACCACTTTGACTAAAATAATTTATTGTATAGCTAAATAAAGATTATGCTGCAAAGGGCGTTGGCATGGCATGCTGCTGGGCCATGATCTCACTAGTCTGCTTTGCCTGTAGCAGACTAGTGAGCAGCAGTGTGGGGAGTAGTATTCTATACTAACAGCAAGATACTGACTGATTAATGAGGGGAGTCCCCTCTGTGGTGTTGGGAATTCAAGGCAGTTGACATCAGTTTCCAGGCCCGATCCTGTGAACACCACCTGTCTTCAGCTcccactgcaggattgggccttctaTCTGTGGCATGGAGGATGAATGACCTAATCTGCCCTGCTGCTGATTTATAGCAGCAAAATACCACAGCCCATCTTCAAGTAATTAACAAATGCAGGTGGCTTTGATATAAATCTCTAAATCAAGGCACAGCTGTAACTCTCTTGGGGACACTGTCACCCCTTATAACAAAAGTCCCGGGGAACTAATGTCACTCATTAAAGATGGACTTCCACTCACTGGTACTGCCAGGATTTGCATTTTTTCACTGAACAGCATGAAAGATGGTTCTCGCCCTACTGCACAATTCTATAGAAGCTTCAACACTGGGATAGCTTTTAACCCTCTCACTCCCAAATAAGAAAAGGATCCCTTCTCATCAGTATGCTGCCTGTCTTTATCCTCTGAGCAAGAACACAGAGTCCCTGACTCTAATTGAGAAAATTCAATAGTAATCTGCAGCACTGACTCAACACCACTGCAGTAAGAGTATTGTGAGCCACAGGATTTCTGATCTTCACTGGAGCAGAAAGGAAACCTGACATCTCAACCCCATTGGTGGTTTTTATAGGGCTGGTAGAATACAGTTCAAATCCCAATGGACAGGTCATTCTTTTCCACCGGCATAATTTACACAGGATAATGTTAATATATTGGGAATTCAGATACACTGATTTCAGCTGgcagttaaaaaaattacttcAGTTAAACTTAACCCTTCACATGCACAATAAAAAAAGAAGGACTTTGCTTTTAAAAGTGCCGTGCCTGCAATTGATTAGAAAAACACTGAAAATCTCATAAAATATTGGATTTTCAAATGGGGCCTATGGGAGGTAGATACCAAAATCTTATTGAAATTCTAGGGgaggtaggtgcctaactcccttaggtgcctttgaaaatccaaccccCCAAAATAGTCAAGGAAAAACATTTACCACATTTTTTGTCTGTAGCTTTTTGCTGTAGGAAGGTAGGGGCTTTAGTGCCTGAGGTATAGGTAGTTCCTGGATGCTTTTAGGAAAGTGGGAAGGTGGGAGAGACTGGAGAATAGTTTGCATAGCTTGCAGGTATAAAGAAGTAGGTGTGTTCCCCACCAGGGTGTTGAATTTGTCTTCCCCTAGCAAAGCTGTCCAGTGGTCTGGATGATCCTGCAGAACTTTCCGCATCTTAAACTGTGGACTAGGCATGAAGAGCAAGAGGTAATCGAGGCAGAGCTTTTTTGATGCCACGTTGACTTTGGAGTCCCACATCTGCTCCAGGATGACATCCAACGGGGTGAGCCCCTTGCTGTCCTTGATCCTAGGAGAAGCCCCGTTCCCTAGGAGGATGAGGACGGTCTCTGACCTCAGCAGTTCGCAGGCAAGGTGCAGTGGGGTCTTGCCATCTTCCAGGTGAAAGCAGCCGGTCCTGTTGATGTAGGAGTTTAGGCTGGGTAGCTTGTGTGCAATCTTGATGATCAGCCCCAAAATGTCCCTCCTGTCGTATGTGACTGCCATGGCCAAATGAGGGGCAGAGGATGGGCAATAGCAGAAATGCTCTCCAGGCACCTTGAGAGCCTCCTCTGGAAAATGAGACAGCAGATACTGGGCATAAGGCAGGTGATTATGCACCACTGCATAGAGAAGGGCTTCCGAAGGTGAATATGTTCTCAGGCTGGCATTTTCCTCCCAGTAAAAATATTCCATAGTTCTCATATCTTCCAGCATCCATACTGGTTTGTGGTCTCTTACAGCCTGGTAGAACATATAGGATAAGAACTTACAATGCCTGCTCTGCTCATCCTGCAGACTGGCCTGGTTACTGGCCATGTCTCAGCAAATAAACAAGACCTGCACGCAAGCTTGCTCCAGAATGTAAGATTTGCTCACTTTGAATGCAGATCCCGATGCTGCTGCAACGTTCAGCCTGTCATTGCAGCCCGACTGCACTAGCTGGAATGCCTCGGCTTGAACATCTCCACCCATTCATTGTTTTTCCCCTCGTTGCAGTGATTTTGTTTAGGTAAGCACAATCCCACAGGCTCAGTTAACCCATTCCATGCACTAGATGGTTAGTCAGTGCACCGTGCTTCATGCACGGCACAGGTTACTGGAACACTCTCAGACTAGCAGTGATTTTATAGATGCACAGCTACATAGGAGAGACTAAAATTAGCTTTAGAGGTGAGGCAATTTTCTGTCTCTGTTTCATGCCTACCCACATCAGCTGGTATAGTGCAGTAAGCACAGTATGCATTTATTCATTTGTCCCTCATACTTGTACAATTCATTATATAATAAATGTATATTGATACTATATAATCAATATTGAGTACCATATATAATTTCTATATACTGATTGCTAGCTATATGGTTATAAAGTGACTTCTATTTACTAAATATTGTTATGGCTGGCCCATTAAGGCTGAAACTCCACGTAGAATGAGTTGAAGACACCATGCAGTAATGTAACCTCATCCAGAGTCATGAAGGATATTGGACAGTTAAAGCACTTCCTTTTGTCTGGCAGTTAAACCTCTGAGGTTCCTTTGTGTTGCAAACCAGCTGCATAAAGAAACAATTAATGTCCAAGCCACCTTTCTGACGAGACGAGCTACTCTGAGGGGGATCCTTGCACTAGGGCTTCCCAGGTGTCTAACTCAGGCACTGGCcaagcaggggagtttggggctgTGTGAGACTTGTGTGAGGTTCTGGGAAGAGACAGAGGTACCTGACCGGAGGTTTCTGCAAGAGGGCATGCCCAGTGTGCTGTTTGTTACCACCTGTGTTCAATGAAACAGGATTTGCACACgttgtaaataaacaaattatACCGAGAAAATATCTGACTCTGCTTCACTGATTTCTGCTTCACACAGGACCTGACCTGCAAGGTCCTGAATTCTGTTCTAACTTGGCAAAGGGGCAAGAGTCTACACTGTGTCCATATTAAGAGACTCAACACACAacattcagatctggattttgaaTAGCCCAAAGATGCAAAGTGTTCAGGTCCAGGGGGTTGGATCATCATAGGATAAAATTAAGTCCATTTGCAAAGTTTAGGTCTGGATCTGGGTACAGACTGCAACCTCCCAGCCCACAAAGTTCAGGGATATTTAGATCCTGGGGTTTGGTTCAAGCTCATCTCCTGCACAGTGTATACATTTAATATCTTGGGTCAAGTTCGCCCATTTTGAGTGACCAACTGCATGCCCAGTTTGTGTTCACAATTAATGTGAGTGTGCAAGCAAATACAGCTAATTAGATATTTGCAGGCACAATTATGCAGTTtgtatgtgtaacccacacactttcTGAGTGTGGTGTTCTATCCCATCTAGTAGCATCAAGACCACTtagcgagagagagaaaatgagtctgctctacagccttagctaacagccagttagcttttagctcaggcagtagaggttcgtgcactaagctccagaggtccctggtgCGATCCTGCCTGCCGgcgactggggtctgtcagcgttacaagTGGGGACTTGTCTGGAATTTTAGCTGGGAAAACTCTGAACCTCAGGACacacttcctcagctaggggaaataTGTAACTCATCTAGTGGTACCGAGAccacttagcccacgtccagacaaccccgctgtatcggcgggttaaaatcgattgctcggggatcgatatatcgcgtctagtctagacgcgatatatcgatccccgagtgcgcttatatcgattccggaactccatcaacccgaacggagttccggaatcgacacggagagccgcggacatcgatcccgagccgtctggacgggtgagtaattcgatcttagatattcgacttcagctacgttattcacgtagctgaagttgcgtatctaagatcgattttcctcccctagtctggacaaggccttagagagagagaatgagtctgctctacagctttaGCTAACAGTTAgttagcttttagctcatgcggtagaggctcatgcctCAAGCTCCAGATGCCCCAGGTTCAACCGGGCTCTGTCAGCATTAAATATACAGTCATAGCAGTTTCAGTGTGCTCTAAATCCAGACTTAGGTGCACGATGGAGCAAACATATTTTGTGTGTCCAGTTGTTCACACAAacagtctgaaaaatcaggccattagcATACAGGTCCCGTGTAATAAACTAGTCTGATTAAAAGTTAAAGTATTAATACATtacatgtatataatatataaagtcTATATAATgcatgtctataatatataatataattacatgtctataatatataaatgtCTATATAATGCTATAACCAAAAATTCCGCTGTCCGTAAAACAACtcagtacctgtctcttcagcttaATCGTAAATTACGTAAAGGGCCTAGCAATCTGGGCTTGCCAGGCccaaaaaaaatattgtaaaagctGGCTAACCCCCCTTAATAAATTACAAATGGCCAGTAGGTGGGTGGAAAAAATAAGTACTGCTCATAAACACAATAGCCTTAATTTttgcactatctcttttcctctgcctcaaagcaaaaAAATCCTGCTCCAAATCAGTTAGTACTACTCAAATAACAAAAGCATAAAaatttacacttaccaatcaagtattaacacgaaAGCGTCTTTatctaaatgtgtataaaaggtttataaaatgtatataaaacaaaatcttttttaccaaggtacaggctctcctttttctgcaaaataaagcatttttccttatccctatCAAGCAGTTAATTAGCTTTCAGCTAGGCAAACccaatatttcagtaacacatgtTTATAGCATCCTTCATCCAACAATCTCAAAAGACTTTGCCATCATTAATTCATTATGTCCACAACACCCCAGTGAGATAGATAAGTACTGCTAGCaccattttacaaaggaggaaaCAGAGGCATGTGCACAGATGTTttatgacttgcccagggttacacagtaagccagtggcagaactgggagtaGAGCCATGAAATCCTGAGTCTTTGCTCCatgctctgaccactggacaaCCCTCTTTCTCTTAAACTGATGGCAGAAGTTTGGAGCTAAAGACAAAGTACAATGTTTGTAGTCTCTTCTATTATGGTGGGTAATTATAGGGTGTTAAAATGTGTTCACTGGAGCAAAAACATCTgaacaaaaactgttctgtaaCAGTATTGTCTCTTCCCATATGAAATACCAGGAGAAGGAAGAATTGGTCTCTAAACTCCATGGCTTATGAAGAGACAATGTTGTGCCATCAGGGTGAGGGAAGAGATGCCCAAGAGACAGAGGCATGTTCTTGGAAGGATCACTGGGGAGAAATGGGGCCAAATCTGTAGCAGAGAGATTATATATCAGGCCCGCCTCTGCACTTCCTTAAGCTGCTCATCTATTCTCCCCGCTGTGCTGCTGTCTGCTATAGGAGCATGCAGCATGCAGAGAGCTTGCCTATCTCATCCAATAGTCTATGCAAGCTAGAGCTAGGACTATTTGGTAATGCATCTGTTTTGAggttacaaaataaaaaatgtttgtaaaacagaAGTAAATCTCTTAGACAAAAACTTGCAAGGTTTCTCACAACAAATTTGAGTGAACAAACTTAGGCTCCTATCTATGAATGCAAACCAAACAAACCACAAGATTCAAGAGAGTTGGCGTGGGTGAGGTGGGGTTCTTTTTTGCCTTTTGAGCAGGGATTGCTTGGTCAAGCAAGACGCGTCACACGGTGTTggttctggtttcctgattggctgagctGTATTCCACAGGGTTAGCAGAAGGCCAGGCCATTCTGACTCAATTTCACAGAGggcacagcagcagaaagaagcaATTTTATGCACCTCTGTATGTTGAAGGGGACAGAGGAACATTTTTTATCCTCACCTCTTAAAGACCAGCTAAGATTTCAGACAGAACATGGCAGCCATGCTTGAGAAGTCCAGATAGGAGAATGGTCTTCCAATTAAAGCTGATAGTCATTGAGATATGTGGCTACTGCAGTGTACAGGAATTGGCAGAATCCTTTTAAACTGTCTGGTCTGTTTTAGAAACCAGCCAGAGGCCTTGCACAGCGGCGCTCCAAgtgcaggcagcctttggcagcttgcgtGCAGGAAgtccgccggtcccacggattcggagGCAATTTGGCGGAGAGTATGCTGAAGGTGCGGGACAGGCTGACCTCCCTCAAGCATGCcactgaatccacgggaccaggcctgcctgctgtgcttggggcagcaaaaaacctagagccgcccctggcctttCATGTTGTATATAATTAGTATACGTGGTTGTACGGACCCCATCATGTCATTGTGGTTTCTTCATGCTATTATTGTTGGATAAAGGCCAAAAGACACAGCAAGTGAAGATTTCTTAATCCAGGAATGCAGTGGTACAGATAGTGACAGAAGAAAGAGTAACTGTTTCCCACAACGAAAGTCTCATAATACAGATGATTGTTGGTTCAAAGACAAGTGCATTATGAACGTCCAGATATTGGGACACATACAGAAAAAGTGCACATCAGTGAAAAAAACACAACTACCACCTTGTAAGGCCCATAGCAGAGGATTGTATAGTCATCAGCTTGCAGATGACAACATCGAGTTCACTGAGAACACTGTAGCAACTCTGCAGCTGTTTGGTTTAGACAAACAATGCTATTTGGATTTCTTCACAAGTGGAAGGAATGAGCTTGATACAGGGTCTGCTGTTTCTTTAATTTCATAGCAGGATTATCAGATACTGTGTAAAAAGAAAAAGTTACAGAAAACCTCTGTCTTGGTAAAAGCATACACAGTTCAGGGAAATTCTTGCTACCTTAGCTGTTATTACATGAACTGACCAGTATATACTAAAACTCAGTGTTGTGTCCTGGATTATTTGGCAGAGAATGGCTGAGAAATTCAGCTGGCAAAACATAAAATGACTAAGTTTAAAAAAGGAATATATATATGATCCCTGGCCCAATACAAAACACAGCTGAACTGAACAAAGTTTCCTGAGTCCTAGTCAAGTGCTCTATCCCCTAGACTGTCTTTCTATCCTAAGGACTAATCAGTgtaaaatgcaggacaaatccctatgtgtgtgtgtatataacaaTAGCCTACTATAAACATGTACATATGACTATCTGTACCCCACTCGCTTCATCCCTGTGTATACTTCCACAGAGGGCAACCCAGTTCTGGTCATGAAATCATGAATTTTTGAAGGGTAGTAAATCTGGGAGACATTGTGCAAATGTTGAGGTCCATAAATTTCACCAGCCATAGTAAGAGTGTATAGCTGGGGGAGTTAATGCTGAAACTCTCAGTGTGAAATTTTGCTGCATGCAGTAAGTGTCATCAGTTATGGTGGATTTCCATGAGAGCATGCCACATGGAGCCACTACTCCTCAGTTCTACTATCCTCTGCCAGGCTGGTCCCCTAGTTTCCATGTCTGCATGCATGTGTCATTGGCATAACAGAGTTGCCAGCAGCTATATCGATATTTCCAAAATTGGCCATGATACTGACTTTTTCGCAGTAAGTTATTAATAATAATCTTAAACACGTATTGCACTCTAAAGGAGCCCATACAAACATAAGCCCTGATCTCACAAAGGGATCTACGTAGGAAGATCTTTACACCTGCACAGAGTCCCACTAACTTTGCAATGATGCAGAATCAGGGTCTTTAACTGATACGCAGAGGGATCACTTCATCCACCAAACCTGTCTGAAATGCAGCAATctttggggagggagaagagcaacTGTCTAACAGTGAACAACGACACTCAAGAGCTTAAGACAATGAAGAAGAATCTCCTAACAACTTGTAACTGTAGAGGCAATTAAATGAGTGAGAATGCCATTGCCAAAGTTTGAAATGTGGCCAGGATAGAGGGGCCAATACCCCCACTCTGATTAAAAGGTCATGGTGCCTTCAAAGACCACAAGTGGTCAAGACTGTTGCTTCAGAACTCATCAATAAGCAGTGAAATTGCCCTCCAAAGTGAGCTATataggatttttgttgttgttgccttTGTCATATTTCCCAGGATTTAAGTAAAGTGTAGGGGCAGGGCACAGCTCCCCCTCATCTGCTGAAAGCAAAGTGAgatccctctcctctcctctccctggcttAGATAAGCAGTGCTCCCACACAGCTTTCTCTCCTCCTTGCTATGGTCAGACATCCCCCTCCTGTTTCAACTGCCTTTAACCACAGTTCCAGCTGCATTGTGGTGTAGAATGCTGCCCCCCTAACTCTTCTGTCagattgtttttccttcttattaTTCTTCCCTATCAAATCTCAACTTCCCTGTGTTGTACGGAGGTTAGAGAATGAGACTGGGAGAATGACATCATAATAGGCTGACCCCTGAGCGACAGCGTCCACAGTCCTCAAAGAAGCGAGGTGGAGATGTTGAATCTTTCACAAAAAGCTCTTCTCTCCTAACTGTTTGTCAGGCGTATGAGTTAAATGTGTTTTGTCTGTTGCTATGGTGAGAGGGCACAGTGCTAAGGGCACCCACCCAATAAATATCTAAAATAACCCCAAGGGGAGAGTTAAAAGCATTGCTAACTCTAATTGAATGAATGCTTGTCCTGTATCCCTCAGATACAATCTAGACAAGTTACAGTCTATAGCTGGAGAATAAGATGCTGGCTTGGTTCAGTCAGCTACAAAAAAACAAGCCTGATTTTATTACAgccttttaaaatgcttttgagaCCTGATTTACACAGCATCTGCCCAAGATGTACTGAAGTCATGATCAGGTGACTCTCCTCCCACTTCAAAGTGACCTGTTTGCTTACAGTCCTGGTACCTAACCTGTTTGGGGGATACTATCCCCACAAATGATTCATAAATGTCCAGAATACCCTGCTCATCCCAAGACCATAAAACCCTGACTGTTCAGTTGTGGCAACGCTTCATGAGCCAGAAACACTTTGATGGTTTATGACTACAAATAAATTAAATCACCCGGTAGCTCTTTCACTGATGAAGGGAAGGGGCTATGCTGCAGCTCTGTTTTGATGTGGGCTCCTTCCCATCTAACAAGATAAAACATTGGATGACAAACTAGCATAGATTCCTTGCTCTGCTACATCTGCATGTCACTTCCAAGGCTGAAGATTGAGAATCCAGCGAGACACAAACTCATTTTGTCTTCAGTACTGATATAAAGGAAATGCTTTTCACAGAAACatgattaacctgtggaactcactgcaacATGATACGAAGGACATAAGTTTAGTAAGATTCAAAACGGGTTAGATTCTTTTATGCTTTAAGGTCTTTGGGGTAAGGGCTAtctttcttttgtgtttgtacagcacctagcggccctggtccaggactggggctcttAGAGGCTACAACAATAcaaataaagtaataataataaactataggtttgtacagttcctagcatAATTGGGCCCTACCTGGTTGATACTTTTTAGTGCTACCACAATTTAAATACTAAATCAACCCTCCACGTTAACATAAGCCAACTACCAAATGCTGAGTGTTAGAAAACACAACCTCCTATGGGGCTATGAATTTACAACTGTCCATTAAGAAacttcttgtaccttcctctcaAGCACCAGAtgctagccactgtcagagacaggatacaagGCTGAGTGGACCATTAGACTGAGCCAGTGCAGCAATTTCTAGTTTCCTATGCCTCACTTTGAACATTGCCATGTTTCAGACCCCATAGTTGGCTCAAGGCAGAACATTTCATTCCAATTGTCAGTACAGAAAATTGTCAGTGTACATCCCAGACAGCAATAAGAAAGACGGAAATGCCTAAAAATTAAACTTGTCCAGGATCCTCCTAGAAGTGATTGACTTAATTATCTCCAGCAGTGGGCCAAAAGAACCATG
Encoded proteins:
- the LOC115648953 gene encoding ankyrin repeat domain-containing protein 9-like; the encoded protein is MASNQASLQDEQSRHCKFLSYMFYQAVRDHKPVWMLEDMRTMEYFYWEENASLRTYSPSEALLYAVVHNHLPYAQYLLSHFPEEALKVPGEHFCYCPSSAPHLAMAVTYDRRDILGLIIKIAHKLPSLNSYINRTGCFHLEDGKTPLHLACELLRSETVLILLGNGASPRIKDSKGLTPLDVILEQMWDSKVNVASKKLCLDYLLLFMPSPQFKMRKVLQDHPDHWTALLGEDKFNTLVGNTPTSLYLQAMQTILQSLPPSHFPKSIQELPIPQALKPLPSYSKKLQTKNVLNKQAPASVLPEKFSGLRTPASRYHCTTTNSKGPDPPRTFYVFV